One window from the genome of Panthera leo isolate Ple1 chromosome D3, P.leo_Ple1_pat1.1, whole genome shotgun sequence encodes:
- the SKA1 gene encoding spindle and kinetochore-associated protein 1 yields MASSDLEQLCSHINEKIGNIKRMLSLRNCGQEPTLKTTLDKIGDEIIVVNELLNKLELEIQYQEQTNHSLKELCASLEEDYKDVEHLKENIPPHLPQVTVTQNFVNVPDVDPGEPVKVEEPAPTKKHPKEQRSIKEMSFITSDEFNGIPAYMKSRLTYCQINDVIKEINKAIVSKYKILYQPKKSMSSVARNLYHRFIDEETKDTKGHYFIVEADIKEFTTLKADKRFHVILNILRHCRRLSEVRGGGLTRYVIT; encoded by the exons ATGGCCTCCTCAGACCTGGAACAGTTATGCTCtcatattaatgaaaaaattggCAATATTAAAAGAATGCTGTCATTAAGAAACTGTG GTCAGGAACCTACCTTGAAGACTACATTAGATAAAATAGGAGATGAGATCATTGTAGTAAATGAACTTCTAAATAAATTGGAATTGGAAATTCAGTATCAAGAACAAACCAACCATTCACTCAag gaactctgtgcATCTCTCGAAGAGGATTATAAAGATGTGGAACATCTCAAAGAAAACATTCCTCCCCACTTGCCTCAAGTAACAGTAACCCAGAACTT TGTTAATGTGCCAGATGTTGACCCTGGAGAACCAGTCAAAGTTGAGGAACCTGCACCCACAAAGAAGCacccaaaagaacaaagaagtatTAAAGAAATGTCATTTATAACTTCCGATGAGTTTAATGGCATTCCAGC GTACATGAAATCCCGcttaacttattgtcaaattaaTGATGTTATTAAAGAAATCAACAAGGCAATAGTTAGTAAATACAAGATCCTATATCAGCCGAAGAAGTCTATGAGTTCTGTGGCCAGAAATCTCTATCACAGATTTATTGATGAAGAAACAAAGGATACCAAAG gtCATTATTTTATAGTGGAAGCGGACATAAAGGAGTTCACAACTTTGAAAGCTGACAAGCGGTTTCATGTAATACTGAATATCTTACGACACTGCCGGAGGCTCTCCGAGGTCCGAGGGGGAGGCCTTACCCGATACGTTATAACCTGA